From Bacteroidales bacterium, one genomic window encodes:
- a CDS encoding TonB-dependent receptor, translating into MKTLLLYFQLLWLPLFLTNTDSDEYISIQVDKISFSDFVKIVENKTNLKIYYQETWIKGLEVTIHDDHILPIAALKKALKQTKITVSEWNGNFVLLPSAKLISSLPPYKIKNTEPIPKISDIKNNKKESRVYLKGRKADLQVITLGKREQASNTRFVTLSGTVNNAISGENIPGATIYIEETKKGAAADSEGRFSLQIKPGKYTARFNFLGMEEKKFHLNIYSSGSFNVEMDQANFEMDEVVVYGDKQMSIRAKDPGLEKIAVKSIREIPMMMGEPDILKVSEMLPGIVSVGEGSTGLNVRGGNADQNAFYINNIPIYNTSHLFGFFPAFNSEIIKDFSIYKGYIPASYGGRLSSVFDITTKTGNKEHFTARGGISPVSANLVFEGPIKKDKASFLISGRKSYSDWLLAKINDPTISASSAKFSDFSASLNYDTKSSQLNLFTYYSSDYFRLADLNTYSYFNIGGAINYGHNFSEKKRLNISAVGSIYGFNTIDTQFESTAYEHNYQISDYEVRAEMEQDLTDKHNIVYGATLIYYNLDRGSVSPYGSYSLKIQTDLGKEQAVEGALYFTDNYKVNQRLSTNIGLRFGAFAPMGEKTIYTYFDNLPKEDKYINDSIQYAAGEIIKWYFAPDIRAAINYETDLNGSLKISYNRTHQNIFMLNNTIAIAPNTQWKLADYYLKPAQSQQISAGIFRTIPKGDWETSLEIFLKTTKYTTEFRDGADFIDNPNVEQSVLQGDQDAYGFEFLIKRSGHRLNGWLAYTFSRAMVRVASENSWEQINQGELFPANFDIPHVINAMINYKIRKRISISSTLTYQSGKPVTYPIATYTLEELNYIDYSSRNEYRIPHYFRTDISLKIEGNLRKDKLIHSSLLLSIYNLTGRDNPYSVYFDQVNGKLWSYQYSIIGVPLFTATWLFKLGNYAAE; encoded by the coding sequence TTTTATATTTCCAATTGTTGTGGTTGCCATTATTCTTAACGAATACAGACTCTGACGAGTATATTTCAATACAAGTAGATAAAATTTCTTTTTCGGATTTCGTTAAAATAGTTGAAAATAAAACGAATTTAAAAATATATTACCAAGAAACATGGATAAAAGGATTAGAGGTAACAATTCATGATGACCATATTCTCCCAATTGCTGCACTAAAAAAAGCTTTAAAGCAAACAAAAATTACAGTCTCAGAATGGAATGGAAATTTTGTATTGCTTCCATCAGCAAAACTTATTAGCAGTTTACCACCATATAAAATTAAGAATACAGAACCTATTCCGAAGATATCAGATATTAAGAATAACAAAAAAGAAAGCAGAGTATATTTAAAAGGACGTAAAGCTGATTTGCAGGTAATAACACTTGGGAAACGCGAACAGGCTTCCAATACCAGATTTGTAACATTGTCGGGGACAGTTAATAATGCTATTAGCGGAGAAAATATTCCCGGAGCTACCATTTACATAGAAGAAACAAAAAAAGGAGCTGCTGCAGATTCAGAAGGTCGTTTCTCACTTCAGATAAAACCAGGAAAATATACTGCTCGCTTCAATTTCTTGGGGATGGAAGAAAAAAAGTTTCATTTAAATATATATTCATCCGGTTCTTTTAATGTTGAAATGGATCAAGCCAATTTTGAAATGGATGAAGTGGTAGTTTATGGTGATAAACAAATGAGTATTAGAGCTAAAGATCCAGGCTTAGAGAAAATAGCCGTCAAAAGTATACGTGAAATCCCTATGATGATGGGAGAACCTGATATTTTAAAAGTTTCAGAAATGCTTCCCGGAATAGTGAGTGTTGGAGAGGGCTCAACAGGTTTGAATGTTCGCGGAGGTAATGCCGACCAGAATGCTTTTTACATAAATAATATTCCTATTTACAATACCTCTCATCTTTTTGGATTTTTTCCTGCTTTTAACTCCGAGATTATTAAAGATTTTTCTATTTATAAAGGCTATATTCCAGCATCTTATGGTGGTCGTTTATCGTCTGTATTTGATATTACCACAAAAACAGGAAATAAAGAACATTTTACTGCACGCGGAGGGATTAGTCCTGTTTCAGCAAATTTAGTTTTCGAGGGACCCATAAAAAAAGATAAAGCCTCCTTTTTAATCAGTGGTCGGAAAAGCTACTCCGATTGGCTATTAGCTAAAATTAACGACCCCACTATTTCGGCAAGTTCCGCAAAATTCTCTGATTTTTCAGCTTCTTTAAATTACGATACAAAAAGCTCTCAACTAAATCTGTTTACATATTACAGTAGTGATTATTTTCGCTTAGCCGACTTAAATACTTACAGTTATTTTAATATTGGGGGAGCCATAAATTACGGACATAATTTTTCAGAAAAAAAGCGATTAAATATTTCTGCTGTTGGATCAATATATGGATTTAACACTATCGACACCCAGTTTGAATCTACTGCATATGAACATAATTATCAGATATCTGATTATGAAGTTCGAGCAGAAATGGAGCAAGACTTAACTGATAAACACAACATAGTATATGGAGCAACATTAATATACTATAATTTAGACAGAGGAAGCGTTAGTCCTTATGGAAGTTATTCATTAAAAATTCAAACCGATTTGGGAAAAGAGCAAGCTGTTGAAGGAGCATTATACTTTACTGATAACTACAAAGTTAATCAACGATTAAGCACAAATATAGGATTGCGTTTTGGGGCTTTCGCTCCTATGGGCGAAAAAACTATTTATACTTATTTTGATAATTTACCCAAGGAAGATAAATACATCAACGATTCTATACAATATGCTGCCGGTGAGATAATAAAGTGGTATTTTGCTCCGGATATTAGGGCCGCAATAAACTACGAAACCGACCTAAATGGGAGTCTGAAAATTTCTTATAACAGAACACACCAGAATATTTTTATGCTAAACAATACTATTGCTATTGCACCAAATACTCAATGGAAATTAGCCGATTACTATTTAAAACCAGCTCAAAGTCAACAAATATCTGCCGGTATATTTAGAACAATTCCTAAAGGTGATTGGGAAACATCATTAGAGATATTCTTAAAAACTACTAAATATACGACTGAATTTAGAGACGGAGCAGATTTTATTGATAATCCAAACGTAGAACAATCGGTGCTTCAAGGAGATCAAGATGCCTACGGTTTTGAATTTCTAATAAAACGAAGCGGACATAGGCTTAACGGTTGGTTAGCCTATACATTCTCTCGAGCAATGGTAAGAGTTGCCAGCGAAAATTCTTGGGAACAAATAAATCAAGGAGAGCTTTTCCCTGCTAATTTTGACATTCCTCATGTTATAAATGCAATGATAAATTACAAGATCAGAAAAAGGATAAGTATTTCATCAACATTAACTTATCAAAGTGGAAAGCCTGTTACTTACCCTATCGCAACATATACTCTCGAAGAATTAAATTATATCGATTATTCGAGCAGAAACGAATACCGAATTCCTCATTATTTCCGAACTGATATTTCATTAAAGATTGAAGGAAATCTAAGAAAAGACAAGCTTATTCATAGTTCATTATTACTTAGTATTTACAACTTAACCGGTCGAGATAATCCTTACTCCGTATACTTCGATCAGGTAAATGGAAAATTATGGAGTTATCAATATTCAATTATAGGAGTACCATTATTTACGGCTACTTGGTTATTTAAACTTGGGAACTATGCTGCAGAATAA
- a CDS encoding DUF4249 domain-containing protein codes for MLQNKIILYLIPLVFLSACIKPFTPDIDGNAATKIVVSGKLTDKEGYQYVTLSKSMLLNETEYESLRNCSVYIWDEDGNRFSMTEYSSGSYRVWMDKADLKVGTAYHIQIFTPEGDELISEPDIMPQVAKANYPSFQLDSIYGVYNKYTKGLQFSIDIEGNEFDSKYYLFELEATYEHHALYDREWYYDYGVHHIFPPDSSLFFCWTTEKVPEIFTLSTENLAENKFKHFNLHFVTYHQEHLKFGYSLLFRQLGLSREAYLYWESVRLNNNQNASLYSKQPVDTQGNIKNITNPNKEVLGFFSASAISETRIFVEAQPTETYPLCIPIALDRIGFRNIGRSDYPAFLMNDPQGSYFMIWLPDPCVNCASTHGTTTKPNFWPY; via the coding sequence ATGCTGCAGAATAAGATAATACTATATTTAATACCCTTAGTGTTTTTATCGGCTTGTATAAAACCATTTACACCGGACATTGACGGCAATGCTGCAACAAAAATAGTTGTTTCGGGTAAGCTTACCGATAAAGAAGGTTATCAGTATGTAACTCTATCCAAATCAATGCTACTCAACGAAACTGAATATGAATCACTTAGAAACTGTAGCGTTTATATTTGGGATGAAGATGGCAATAGATTTAGCATGACAGAATATTCAAGCGGCTCTTACCGTGTTTGGATGGATAAGGCAGACTTAAAAGTTGGAACAGCTTATCACATACAAATCTTCACCCCCGAAGGAGATGAGCTTATTTCTGAGCCCGACATTATGCCACAAGTTGCTAAAGCAAATTATCCAAGTTTCCAATTAGACAGCATTTATGGAGTATATAATAAATATACCAAAGGCTTACAATTCTCTATCGATATAGAGGGAAATGAATTTGATAGTAAATACTATTTATTTGAGTTAGAGGCCACTTATGAACATCATGCTTTATATGATCGTGAATGGTATTATGACTACGGGGTACATCATATTTTTCCTCCTGATTCTTCCTTATTCTTTTGTTGGACAACGGAAAAAGTTCCTGAAATATTTACACTTTCGACAGAAAATTTAGCTGAGAATAAATTTAAACATTTCAATTTACATTTCGTCACTTACCATCAAGAACATTTAAAATTTGGTTATAGTTTATTATTTAGACAATTAGGCTTATCGCGTGAAGCCTATTTATATTGGGAAAGTGTACGCTTAAACAATAATCAAAATGCTTCGCTTTACAGCAAACAACCTGTTGATACGCAAGGTAATATTAAGAATATTACTAATCCCAACAAGGAAGTACTTGGCTTTTTTAGCGCTTCTGCAATAAGTGAAACCCGTATTTTTGTGGAAGCACAACCAACAGAAACATATCCTTTGTGCATACCTATTGCACTTGACAGAATAGGATTTAGGAATATAGGACGTAGCGATTATCCTGCATTTTTAATGAATGATCCTCAAGGCAGCTATTTTATGATTTGGTTACCTGATCCTTGTGTTAATTGCGCCAGTACTCACGGCACAACCACTAAACCTAATTTCTGGCCTTATTAA
- a CDS encoding DUF4249 domain-containing protein, protein MLKNKIVPYYLLSLFFLQSCIKPFIPDIDNESALKVVVSGKLTNKEGYQFVSLSKSIALKDWEHQVLSDCIVSIWDDSENEFPMDEYSDGEYRVWMTNEDLKIGTAYHIQILMPNGDELVSEPDIMPQVAPVNIPNYKLDSTFDGAYNAFTKGLQFYLDINGNKSDSRYYLFEMDATYEHHALYDREWYYDGSVHHIYPPDSSLYFCWTTERVPEIFTLSTENLSENIFKDYNLHFVTYHQQHLTYGYSLLLRQLGLSKRAYLFWENMRLNNNQNASLYSKQPVDTQGNIKNLTNPEKEVLGFYGASAISEVRIFVEAQPTEPYPICSAEPLDRLGFRGIDRNDYPAFLLNNPIGSYYMTLLADPCVNCASSHGSTTKPSFWPNK, encoded by the coding sequence ATGCTTAAAAATAAAATTGTACCCTATTATTTACTTTCATTATTTTTTCTCCAAAGCTGTATAAAACCGTTTATCCCAGATATTGACAATGAATCGGCTTTGAAAGTAGTTGTTTCAGGAAAACTCACCAATAAAGAGGGTTATCAATTCGTCTCCCTCTCCAAATCAATTGCTTTGAAAGATTGGGAACATCAAGTACTTAGCGACTGTATAGTTAGTATTTGGGATGATAGTGAAAATGAATTCCCAATGGATGAATATTCAGACGGAGAGTATCGTGTTTGGATGACTAATGAGGATTTAAAAATTGGAACAGCCTACCATATTCAAATTCTCATGCCCAATGGAGATGAACTTGTTTCAGAGCCCGATATTATGCCGCAAGTTGCTCCGGTAAACATTCCAAATTATAAATTAGACAGTACCTTTGATGGAGCTTATAATGCTTTCACAAAAGGCTTACAATTTTATTTAGATATAAATGGGAATAAATCAGACAGCAGGTACTATTTATTTGAAATGGACGCAACCTATGAACATCATGCTCTATACGATCGAGAATGGTATTATGATGGTTCAGTACATCATATTTACCCACCGGATTCGTCTTTATATTTTTGTTGGACAACCGAAAGAGTTCCTGAGATTTTCACACTTTCCACCGAAAATCTATCAGAAAATATATTTAAAGATTATAATCTGCATTTTGTTACTTACCATCAACAGCATTTAACCTATGGTTATAGCCTTTTACTGCGTCAACTTGGCTTATCTAAAAGAGCTTATTTATTTTGGGAAAATATGCGATTAAACAATAATCAGAATGCTTCGCTTTACAGCAAACAACCTGTAGATACTCAAGGCAATATTAAAAATTTGACTAATCCGGAAAAAGAAGTGCTTGGTTTTTATGGTGCGTCAGCAATAAGTGAAGTTCGTATTTTTGTGGAGGCGCAACCAACAGAACCTTATCCAATATGCTCAGCTGAACCCTTAGACAGACTCGGATTTAGAGGAATTGACAGGAATGACTACCCTGCATTTTTATTGAATAATCCCATAGGCAGCTACTATATGACATTATTAGCAGATCCTTGTGTAAATTGTGCCAGTTCTCACGGATCAACTACTAAACCTAGTTTTTGGCCTAATAAATAA